TCCTGTGACGCCTGTCATGGCTATCCGCCGACCACTGACGGCAGTGCGAACGACAAGCATCCAAGCGGAGTGACGCCGGTCGACCACAGCGGCGCCAATATTCTTGCCCAGCATCTTGAGTGTAACGTCTGCCACGGCAAGAGCCAGACCAACGGCCTGACCGACAACACCGCTACTGGTGGCGATGCCTATCTGGCCAGCTATCACCAGGATGGCAAGATCGAGATGAACGGGATCTCGCTGCCGAACAACAATGAAAGCGCCGAATATGATGAGACAACCCATGGCTGCGCCAAGGCTTGTCACGCGAACGACTCGGCTCATCAACTTACGGACAGTGGCCTGCCGGTGCAGACCCATGAGTATGGTTCAGGAGCCTGCAACAGCTGCCATGGCTATCCGCCGACATCGAGTGCCGATGCGGCAAACAATAAACATGTCGGCATAACCCCGGTCAATCATGACAAGTTCTCGACCAGCGGAGTGACGGCAAACCATAACGAATGTAATATCTGTCATGGCTACAGCTTGGCCAACGGTGCGACGGACAACACTCCCAACGGCGGTGACCAGTATCTCGGCAGTTACCATCGCGACGGCAACATCGAGATGAACGGCATCTCCCTGCCCAATAATAACCAGAGTGCCGAGTACAACGAAACGACCTTCGGTTGCGCCAAGGCCTGTCATGCCGATAATTCTTTGCACGAGTTGTCAGACAGCGGGTTGCCGGTACAGACTCACGAATATGGCGGGGGCGGCTCCTGCGACAGTTGTCATGGCTATCCGCCGAATTCGACCAACAACAAGCATGCCCCTGGCGTTACGCCGGTCAATCATGATGCAGCCGGGATCGTCGCCAATCACGATCAGTGCTCGTTCTGCCACGGGGTCAAAGATGATGGCAGTTCGGTGCAGCAGCCAATGGCGACCAGTGTCCTCGGCGGTTCTTACCTTTATGTGACCGCGACGGATCATATCGACGGCAAGGTCACGATGAACGGCAACAACAACACTGACCCCACCGATGATGCCGCTTATAACGCCAGCAACGGCGGCTGCGACAACAGCGCCTGCCACGCCAACGACACCAGCCACCGCGTGGGAACTGGCAACAGCGGGACTCTGCAATTGCGTGACTTAGGCCCTGGAAAATGTACCTCGTGCCACTACAGCGGCAATACCGTCGGCGCACCGGCGGTCACCAGCGGTAGCACCCACGTTGCCACAACCTCCGGCGGAGCCTTCGGCAATTGTACCGACTGCCACAGTGGACATGTCGGGAGCGGCGGAGTAACCATCGAGTTGCCACCAAGCAGCTGGATAACTGTGGCGGGTGAATCCCATGTCACCGGAAATATGCAGACGATTCTGGGGATTGATTACACCACCCACGGTGGGATCAATCTTGGAGGGCCGGGTACGGTTGCCAGTATCAACGGCAAGGGGACTGAAGCCGAGATCTGCTGGGGTTGCCACGATGCCAACGGCATCGGTGAATTGGCCAGCGGCGGCGGCGCAACCTACAAGTTCGGTGTCCTGGCAACAGCCAAGACCGCGGGCAGTCACGTCTCTGATTGGACGAACACCAGTGCCTGGCGGCAGGATGCCTACGACAGTCGCCTGACCCGTCCGATCGCCTCGGTACACTCGGTCAATATGAATGGTATCACCGGGCATTCCTCATCGGTCGCCAATAATGTGGACGGCAGTGGCCGGGTCAACCGCGGGACCTTGAACGCCTCACTGCCAGGCAATGCTGCCGGGGCCGGCAACACCAGCCAGGTGGTTCTTGAAAACAAGCAGGACATCCGCTGCAGTTATTGTCACGATGTCCACAGTCTGAACAAGGCGCTTGGTGACGGCGGTACTGCTGCTCCTTACCTGCGTGGCACATGGCTGAGCGATCCTTACAACGCCGATGTGCCGCCGACCAAGAACGAAACATTCAGCGGCAACACTCACTACTACAACAGCGCCCAGAGCGGCGGTATGCCACGACCGAAATCGACCAGTGCGACGGGCGGCGGTTATTTCATCGACCAGAACAGTGGCAACCCGACCAGCGGCAAGACTCTGGCTGGCACCGCCGGGTTGTGCACTCTGTGTCACGGCACCAATGTCGATGGCATGGACTATTATACCGGCAGCTCGCTGTGGTACGGCAGCAACGGCCATAGCAACGCCGTGCTTGGCGGCTCGGGACTTAACAGGGTCAACCTGTTCGATGGTCGTCGCGGCGGCAACTACTACATGGCGATGCAGGGTAGCAAGAGCTTGGGCGCTCAGATTGACAGCAACTCTCCCGCCTGGGGCAGGGGTGGTGGCATGTACCAAACTTACGCTACCCGTAATTCTGGCTGGTACGGCGGAACTGTTGACACGAAAACGCGTGGCGGCGATTACAGCAACTGGTACAGTGCGAGCGGTATCGGCGGCCACACCGGCACCGTCGGTGCGCGAGCCCATGAGTTCAGTTGTTCGAAGTGCCACAGCCCGCATGCCACCGGCCTGCCGGCGCTGCTGATCACCAACTGTCTTGATACCGAGCTGGGAGGTTGGACTAACCCTAATCGCAGCGCGGTGACCTACGCGACTGCCCAGTCCAACAACTGCCACCGCAAAACAACGAGCAACGCCCTGGATATTCAGAACAACGGCTGGAATACCCTGGCCCCGAAACAGTAGTCGTCAACAACCAAAGGAGAGCCTCTATGAAAAAGTACAGCAAACCCAGAGTTGTCGGCAGCAGCAACGTTCATCCCTGCTGATCTGAAACCCACCAAGAGATAGGAAAAGCCCGCCAATCGGCGGGCTTTTCCTATTGAAGCATCAGAGCTAAAAGATTGCTGACTATCAGTTGGTTCTACTCATAACGATGATGTGCTCGTGTGCACATCCTTCCCCAAATGGAGTGAACTGGGTAACCAGAAAAGATTGTTTAGTTGATGCGCAGATTCGTCAGTGCACCGCGCAGGCTGAGTTGATAACTGCCATCAGGCTGGGGTTTTTTCATCAGCTTAAGCAGGTCTTTTAACGCCGGATCAAGGCCGGGTTTGGGGGTGAAGACCAGCTTGAGGTTCAGGCTGGTGTTTGCCGGAACCCGACCCAGACGCAGGCTGCCGCTCCCTTTTATTTCGAAGGCCGGACTGTTTGAGGCGAGGCTGACAATCTGGACAATCGGGCCTTTGGCTTCGGCGCGACAGGTCAGTTGCCCGATGGGCAGCAGATCACCTTCGCTGCCCAGATTTTTCATGCCCTTGACGGTTAAATTGTTCAGTTCAAGTTGCAGCTGGCTCTGATTTTTGCCGGCAAATGGGAGCTGACCTTCAAATTCACCAGAGGTGAGGACACCGGTGAGGGTGAGAGGCAGTCGAGGGGCGAGTGATTCATCGAGGTGAAGTCCCGCGAACGTGGTTTGCAGATTGCCGTCGCGATAGGCTGTGCCGCTGATCTCCCCCTGATAGGCATTCAAGCTGAAACTAACTCCCTGGTTCTTCCCGAATAGGCTTAACAAGAGGGGTTGCAGCTCGATATTCTTGAGTTCTATGGGAGGGTGCGGGATCGGTGTTAAATCAATGCTCAGACGTTTTGCTCCCACGCCCAGCGGGAAGAAGAGTTCTGGCTGCCCAATCGAAAGGTGAACTTTTTGATCATTAGCCAGTTGCTCCAACTGCCGGGCAAAGGGATCAAGCGGTAAAAACAGAATCAGTGCCAGTATGAGGCAGATGAAAAAACTGGCGATACAGAGGGTTGCCGGGTGGCACACCAGGGTGACAAGGCGGCTGGACTTTGCAGTCGGCATCAACGCTTCTCCTTGAATTGGCTCAGAATGATCGAGGTGTCGAGCTGTTCCGGGTTATCGAAGCGGGTCCGTATCCTCAGTTGAGAGACATTGAGCTTTTGACCAGTGTTGTCAAACTGGTAGAGAAGTTCGACCAGTTGATGCAGTTTCATTTTTTCCAGTTTAATTTCGACCCCTTCTTCAATGAGATCGTCCCGGGCTTTATCGGGTTGGGGGCGCACGTAAATTAACAGACTCCGGGCACCAACCTGTTCAGTGGCATTCTCCACGGTGGAGATCAGGTTGGTGTTCGTGCTGTTTGACTTCTGCGGGCGCATTTTGTGGAGTTGATTCTCAAGCTGGCGGTATTCCTGCAGAGTCTTGCCGAGTTCGGTCAGTTCGTTGCGGGCTGACGCAATTTTACGGTCCAACTGGGCGAGATGCTGCTGGTGGCTGTTATACAACCATCCCGAGCCGAGCAGGAGCAGCGCAAGGCAGACTGCAATAAGGGGCTTGAGGTGTTTTTCCTGATCGAAGCCAGCCATCTATTTCCCCTTCGATTGTTGCAACAGAATTTGAATTTGGAAATCGACCCGACTCCCGTCGATCGCCTGCTTGCTGTCCATGACCCGGACCTCTTTAAACAATGGTTCCTTTTGGAGGTCGCTGAGCAGTCGACTGACCGCATCGAAACTGGTGGTGCTGCCCGAAAGTCGCAGTCCTTCATCGTTTTGCACGTATTCGCGGATATCGACCGAAATGGCCTGATCCATATGCTGGGAAACAGCCAGCAGCAGTTTCAGGGCGCTTCCGGTATCAGAGCCATATTGCGCCACTTTTTTTTGCAGCTCTTTCAATTTTGACTGCATTTGCAAAGCCGGTGCAATCCGGACCTTATCCTCTGGAAATTGTTTCAGGTAGAAGGTTTTCATTTGTTGCTGAAGACCTTCAAGCTCGGAGGTCCGCTGTTGTCCCTGCAGGTACGCGCTGCCCGCGAAGATTATCAGGGTTGTCAGCAGGAGACCGACGGCGATTGAGGCTCGACGCTTGATGACCTGCCAGTCATTTTTAAGTTTGTAGGGTCCCGAGCGCAGATTTATCTGTTGCGGGCTTGAGTGAACAGCACTCATGGCCAGGGCGGCCAGGGTGATCAAATCATTCGGAACAGGTTTTCCTTCAGCGTCGAACCGGATGGGATCCAATTCGAACCCCGCAGCTTTCAGCGCAATCGCCAGGGGGCTCTCTGTCGCAACTCCGGCCGTCCGCAATCGCATCAGCGGCGAACCACAGCGTGCCAGAAGCTGGGCCTGCTGGATAATTTCGTCCTCGGCCTCGAGCAGGGTCTGGGGCAGAAAACGCAGATCGGTCAGGTCTCCGGCTTCGACGCGTGCCAGGCAAATACCGTCCGCTTCGATTGTGAGGAGCAGACTGTTGACGGGCCAGTCAAGCCCGGGCAAATAGCAGAGAGGGGTGATTCCCAGGTAGCCGACCGGTTCACGGTTGTCATCAAATTGAGCAAGGCAGCTTTCGATCGTCTCCTTGGAAACCGCAACCGTCAGAACCTTGCCGGTCTCTTGAATCTGATGAAAGACGACCCGTTGTCCCGGGTTCTCAGGCAGACGGGAGTTTATTTCGGGGAGTACGGCCGCGGCGATCTTACGCGCTTCCTTAAAGGGAAACTCCAGCCAGCGGATCAGTGAGCCTTGGCCCGGCAGGGTCAAGGCGAGTCGATCGGTCATCTGCAGAGGTTCGAAGACTTCGGCCAGCTGATCTGCCAGGGGGCGTTGCGGATCGCGCTCGAAAAAACCTGCTTTTAACAGGCGGGATTCGGTGTGATCTCCCGTGGCGACAACAAATCCCCACTTTTCAGGGGAGGCTTTCACAGCAATATATCTACGTCGCATCTCGGTCAGTTCACCTTTTGCCAGAGAAGTTGATCTTTGTTTTTAGCGACAATCGCCTGCATTCTGCGGGCACCGTCATTCATCTGTCCGTGGCTGTTGATCAGGTAATAGTTGCTTGTGACCGACAGATCGAGGTTACGGTTTAAAGCGGTATAAATATTGATTCCGATCTGATCCCGCAGGTCGTTGAGGGTTTTGAACGGACCTTTGGCACGGAGATCGAGCAGTTTATCGATGTCACTGCTGCTGGTTCCAGCATCCCAACTCCGCAACAGTTCGGCACTAGCCGTATTGACATTAAGCTTGCCGGTGCCATAGCTAGTGACGAAAGGCTTCAACCGCGCGACGCTTTCCTGGTCAAATCCCCGAATCAGATAAAGTTCGTCGAGGCTCTTCAGTGGCGCGTTAGATGCCGAGTAGGGTGGATCCTGGCTCAGATAGTATGAATCTTCGGCGCCGCCTGGATTGGCCACCTGATCCTTATCGATCCAGTCACTCAGGGCATCGGCCAGGGCCTCGGGATTAACCAGGGCCAACTCCTGACAGAGTCTGATAAACCGGTCCCGAAAAACCAGATTTTGGTTCCCCTGACTATCGACCAGCAGGTTGAGGGGAAGGAGGCCATCCAGATCATCTATCTGAACGCTGATGGCTCCTTCGGCCAGGGGATAACTCTGCACCCCGACGGACCAGAACTCACTCGGATCATTTCTGGCGTCATAGCTGTTTCGGTCGATCTGAAGAATCATGCGTCCTGCCGTGATTCCGCCACGCGCCAAGTATTCAGCTCGTGCAGTATCGCGGAAGGTTTCGGTCAAGCGCAAATCGATCAGGGTCGAAAAGGCAAAATCACTGAGCAGGGCGCTGAGCAGGGCCACAACAACCAGGACCAGCAGCAACACCATGCCGCGTTCATCGCCGACTTTCACCGCGTCCTCCTATTTTTTCGGCAGATCGAAGATTCCCACCAACGGCGGCATATCTTTGATCCCCAGCAATAAAAATTCAGCGCGTACCAGTTTTGGTTGTCCATCGTTTAGACTATTCCACTCTTCACGCCAATTCTGGCCGTCAAAAAACTGGAAAGTCAGTTGTTCAATCCCCTGGGCCAGATTCTCTTCTTTGGCAGTCCCTTGGGTGTAGAGACTTTTATCGGCGCGCCAGAGCGTCAGACTGCCGTCATCCTCTGGACCCAGACGGTAGCTGATCTGACGAATTCCCGGCTTTCGTTTGTTGCTTGAGTTGGTTAGCAGTTCAATATATGGCTCGCCAAGGCTGTTTTTCCCGCCGCTTAAGGCCGGGATGGTGCCCTGATTTTCCAGGCTCAATCCGAGAAGTTCACGATCGAGGCGTTCGATCAAAACCCGGCCCAGGTGCATCGCTTCCCCCTGTTTTTCAACACGCTCCTTGGCATTGCTGGTGGTTGAAAAGACCCCGTAGATACTGGTCATCAGGATGCTCGCCAAGGCGATCGCGACCAGAATTTCCAGGAGAGTAAAGCCTGTATTCTCTTTCATAGCGATCACTCTTTGATAAAGGAGGTCAGGGTCACCTGATCGTTCTCCTCCTCCTTGCCCCATAGAACGCTTAAATCAACCTGCACGATGCCGATGATCGGCGTCGGGGTGTTGATGCGTCGCCAACTGAAGCCCTGGTTTGGTTCGGCGAAAATCCCCTTGGTCTGGTCGGACCCGAGATTGAGTCCATGTTCAATCTCGGCCATTTTCTGTTTGGCCAGCAATGTAGCGCGCGTCATCTGTTGCAAGCGGCTATTGACCAGAACACTGCGCTGGGCAAGGCCCAGCATCACCACCAGCGCAATGCCGACAATGGCGAGGGCGATCATGACTTCGAGCAGGGTAAATCCCTGATTTTTCAGAGGCAGTCGGGACGTCATCGGAACGACCGGAAGCCGTCGAAAATCTGGGTTCGTCCGGTGAGCGGGACCAGCCTCAGGGTCAGTTTTTTATCATTTTTATCTTGCAGGTAGATAATCGTCTCTTCAAGCCAGCCTCCGGGGAGCAGGGTCGTGGTGACCTCACCATCACTCCGCTCGCCTTTTCCGGGCTGGTAAATATTGACGAAACGGACCCCCTCACCCAATTTGTGCTCATCACCCACCCCAAGCAGAGGCACCCATTCGCCCAGAGCGTTGATTTTTTCGGCATGATAGGCCGCCTTGTCAAAATTAAAGATCAGGCGATGCTCCTGGCCGGTCATGGCCGCTTCGTTGTAGAGATACTTCACCGTGCCAGCCAGGCGGCTGGCGGAAGAGTTTAGCCGGTTGGGATCAAAGCCGCTGATCAGAGGCATAATGAGCCCGGCCATCATCCCCAGCAACAGAATGACCAGCATCAACTCAATCAGGGTGAATCCCGAGCGGTTATTCAATCTCCCAGCTGTTGATGTCGGCATTGTCACCTTCACCGCCCGATGAGCCATCGGGTCCGTAAGAGATTATATCGTAGTCGTCATGAATACCGGGAGAGATGTAGATATATGGATTTCCCCAGGGGTCCATCGGGATTTTCTTCATGTAACCCTTATCGCGATAATGGGTCGGAATTCGCCCGGTGGTCGGTTTTTCAACCAAAGCCTTCAATTCCTGTTCGGTGCTGGGGAAAAAGCTGTTATCCAGTTTAAAGCTGGCCAGTGCTTGTTCGAAGCCGCGAATCTGGACTGCCGCCTTGGTGCGGCGGGCTTTCTCAGGTTCTCCCAGCAGCCGGGGGATGACGATCCCGGCCAGAATGCCAAGAATAACCACGACAACCAGGATTTCGATCAGGGTGAAACCCCGCTGGTTATTTAACGCTAAATTTTTTCGTTCCAACATTCAGTTGACTCCTTATTTCTTTTAAATTGTGACCTGCCCTACTCAGCAGAGGGCCTGTGGGCAGCCGCTTTTGACTGCATCCAACGTAGCCACTTAACTTCCCGCAATCAACAGCGGCTGAACACAGGTTGCCAAATGGCAATCACCCATCATTTTACGCCTCACACCTCACGGCTCTCTACCCCAGGCTCTGGCTGGCCTGGAAAATCGGCAACAGGATCGCCAGCACGATAAATCCGACGGCTCCACCCATAAAGAGGATCATGATCGGTTCGAGCAGAGCCAACAAGCGGTTGATCGACATCTCTATCTGTTGATCGCAGGTGTCTGCCACCCGGCGCAGCATCTGTTCAAGCTCTCCGCTGCGTTCACCGACGGCGATCATCTGTATCAGCATGGCCGGGAAAAGCTTCTCTTTCTGTAAGGGCTCAGCCAGCGAGGTTCCTTCCCTGACCTGACTGGCGGCCCGATCAATTGCCTGCTGCAACACTATATTATCCAGCAGTTTGCCGGTTATATCCAGCGCTCGAAGCAGGGACTGTCCGCCCTGTAGCAGGGTCGACAGTGTCCGGCTGAAACGACTGGTGGCAATCAGCAGATTGAGGCGGCCGATCAGGGGGAGTTTGAGTCGCCATTGGGCGAGGATCAGTCGTCCTTTGTCGCTCGACGCCCAGCGCCTGACGAGAAACAGGATAACGAATAGCAGGCCGAAAATCAGCCAGCTGTAGTCGTGCAGCAGGTTACTCGCGGCAATCAGCATCCGGGTCGGCAGGGGGAGGACCTGATCGAGATCGATCAGCATTCGGGTGACCTTGGGCAGGATAAACCCGACCAGGAACAGCAATACGCCGGTGCCGACGACTGCCATCAGCACCGGATAAGCCAGCGCTGCCGTG
Above is a genomic segment from Geopsychrobacter electrodiphilus DSM 16401 containing:
- the gspN gene encoding type II secretion system protein GspN is translated as MPTAKSSRLVTLVCHPATLCIASFFICLILALILFLPLDPFARQLEQLANDQKVHLSIGQPELFFPLGVGAKRLSIDLTPIPHPPIELKNIELQPLLLSLFGKNQGVSFSLNAYQGEISGTAYRDGNLQTTFAGLHLDESLAPRLPLTLTGVLTSGEFEGQLPFAGKNQSQLQLELNNLTVKGMKNLGSEGDLLPIGQLTCRAEAKGPIVQIVSLASNSPAFEIKGSGSLRLGRVPANTSLNLKLVFTPKPGLDPALKDLLKLMKKPQPDGSYQLSLRGALTNLRIN
- the gspL gene encoding type II secretion system protein GspL; amino-acid sequence: MRRRYIAVKASPEKWGFVVATGDHTESRLLKAGFFERDPQRPLADQLAEVFEPLQMTDRLALTLPGQGSLIRWLEFPFKEARKIAAAVLPEINSRLPENPGQRVVFHQIQETGKVLTVAVSKETIESCLAQFDDNREPVGYLGITPLCYLPGLDWPVNSLLLTIEADGICLARVEAGDLTDLRFLPQTLLEAEDEIIQQAQLLARCGSPLMRLRTAGVATESPLAIALKAAGFELDPIRFDAEGKPVPNDLITLAALAMSAVHSSPQQINLRSGPYKLKNDWQVIKRRASIAVGLLLTTLIIFAGSAYLQGQQRTSELEGLQQQMKTFYLKQFPEDKVRIAPALQMQSKLKELQKKVAQYGSDTGSALKLLLAVSQHMDQAISVDIREYVQNDEGLRLSGSTTSFDAVSRLLSDLQKEPLFKEVRVMDSKQAIDGSRVDFQIQILLQQSKGK
- the gspK gene encoding type II secretion system minor pseudopilin GspK, giving the protein MKVGDERGMVLLLVLVVVALLSALLSDFAFSTLIDLRLTETFRDTARAEYLARGGITAGRMILQIDRNSYDARNDPSEFWSVGVQSYPLAEGAISVQIDDLDGLLPLNLLVDSQGNQNLVFRDRFIRLCQELALVNPEALADALSDWIDKDQVANPGGAEDSYYLSQDPPYSASNAPLKSLDELYLIRGFDQESVARLKPFVTSYGTGKLNVNTASAELLRSWDAGTSSSDIDKLLDLRAKGPFKTLNDLRDQIGINIYTALNRNLDLSVTSNYYLINSHGQMNDGARRMQAIVAKNKDQLLWQKVN
- a CDS encoding prepilin-type N-terminal cleavage/methylation domain-containing protein, which translates into the protein MKENTGFTLLEILVAIALASILMTSIYGVFSTTSNAKERVEKQGEAMHLGRVLIERLDRELLGLSLENQGTIPALSGGKNSLGEPYIELLTNSSNKRKPGIRQISYRLGPEDDGSLTLWRADKSLYTQGTAKEENLAQGIEQLTFQFFDGQNWREEWNSLNDGQPKLVRAEFLLLGIKDMPPLVGIFDLPKK
- a CDS encoding type IV pilus modification PilV family protein, which produces MTSRLPLKNQGFTLLEVMIALAIVGIALVVMLGLAQRSVLVNSRLQQMTRATLLAKQKMAEIEHGLNLGSDQTKGIFAEPNQGFSWRRINTPTPIIGIVQVDLSVLWGKEEENDQVTLTSFIKE
- a CDS encoding pilus assembly FimT family protein — protein: MPTSTAGRLNNRSGFTLIELMLVILLLGMMAGLIMPLISGFDPNRLNSSASRLAGTVKYLYNEAAMTGQEHRLIFNFDKAAYHAEKINALGEWVPLLGVGDEHKLGEGVRFVNIYQPGKGERSDGEVTTTLLPGGWLEETIIYLQDKNDKKLTLRLVPLTGRTQIFDGFRSFR
- the gspG gene encoding type II secretion system major pseudopilin GspG — translated: MLERKNLALNNQRGFTLIEILVVVVILGILAGIVIPRLLGEPEKARRTKAAVQIRGFEQALASFKLDNSFFPSTEQELKALVEKPTTGRIPTHYRDKGYMKKIPMDPWGNPYIYISPGIHDDYDIISYGPDGSSGGEGDNADINSWEIE
- the gspF gene encoding type II secretion system inner membrane protein GspF → MALFDYTGLDSSGRKIKGSCDGSGQRAVIAKLRQQNIFVTEIAAAGSKSGGNLLSRWRTPQVPLEELSIATRQLATLLSAGLSLDEAINTVASQIEKQHLAAIFNRVHEAVVEGEPLHLSLAAEGKLFPNIYISMVEVGENSGTLDQALANLADLLEEQARLRNRITAALAYPVLMAVVGTGVLLFLVGFILPKVTRMLIDLDQVLPLPTRMLIAASNLLHDYSWLIFGLLFVILFLVRRWASSDKGRLILAQWRLKLPLIGRLNLLIATSRFSRTLSTLLQGGQSLLRALDITGKLLDNIVLQQAIDRAASQVREGTSLAEPLQKEKLFPAMLIQMIAVGERSGELEQMLRRVADTCDQQIEMSINRLLALLEPIMILFMGGAVGFIVLAILLPIFQASQSLG